The genomic DNA CGACCTCGACCAGGCCCGGCTGGACAAGGGCGTCGGCTACGTCCACGCCGAGATCGACAGGCTGCTCGGCAAGGGCCGCGTCTCCGGCGACCAGGCCAACCGGCTCAAGGCCCTGGTGACGGGCTCGTTGACCAAGGACGCGTTCGCCGACGCCGACTTCGTCATCGAGGCGGTCTTCGAGGACCTGAAAGTCAAGCAGCAGGTGTTCGCCGAAGTGGAGGCGGTCGTCTCCGCCGAGTGCGTGCTGGCCACCAACACCTCCTCGCTCTCCCTCACCGAGATGGCCGCCGGGCTCCGGCACCCCGAGCGGGTCGTGGGCTTCCACTTCTTCAACCCGGTCGCGGTGATGCCGCTGCTGGAGATCATCCGGGGTGCGCGGACCGACGACGCGACGCTGGCCACGGCCTTCTCGGTCGGCAGGTCGCTGAAGAAGTCCTCGGTGCTGGTCAAGGACGCGCCCGCGTTCGTGGTCAACCGGATCCTGACCCGGTTCATGGGCGAGGTCATCGGCGCCGTCGACGAGGGCACCCCCCTTTCGGTCGCCGACCACGCGCTGGACGGGCTCGGCCTGCCGATGACGCCGTTCACGCTGCTCCAGCTCGTCGGCCCGGCCGTCGCGCTGCACGTCGCCGAGACCATGCACGCGGCCTTCCCGTCCCGCTACGGCGTGTCGGAGAACCTCGCGCGGCTGGTCGCGGCCGGCAGGCCCGGCGTCTACGCGCCGGACTTCTCGCTGGACGCCGAGGCCGTGGCCTTCTTCTCCGGCGGCACCTCTCCGTCGACCGCCGAGGAGGTACGGCTGCGCGCACTGCGGGCGCTTGAGGAGGAGATCCGCATCATGCTCGACGAGGGCGTGGTGGCGGCGGCCCAGGACATCGACCTGTGCATGATCCTCGGGGCCGGCTGGCCGTTCCATCTGGGGGGCATCACCCCGTACCTGGACCGGGCTGGCATCGCCGAACCGCGTTTCCTGCCGCCGGGCACGGCCTCCGTCCCCGGGTAGCGTCCCGTTTCCGGAGATGACCGCCGCCCGCCCGGTGCGCCGCTCACCGGGCGGGCGGCGGGATGCCTTCTCCGCTCCCGCGTGCCGCACCCGCTGCCGGCGCGGACCGGGCCGGTCCGGTCCGGTCCGGCGGACCCGATCCAGGCCGCCGGGCCGGGCCGCGGTCTCCTACGGGGTGTCCAGCGGTCGCCGTGCCAGCCGGCTGTGGCGGTAGCTGTAGGTGGCGTACACGACGATGCCGATGATCATCCATATGACGAACCTGAGCCAGGTCTCCACCGGAAGGTTGACCATCAGGTAGAGGCAGGCCAGCACCGACAGGATCGGCACCAGCGGGACCAGCGGGGTGCGGAAGGAGCGCGGGAGGTCCGGGCGGGTGCGCCGCAGGATGACCACCGCTATCGAGACGATCACGAACGCGAAGAGCGTGCCGATGTTGACCAGCTCGGCGATCGTCGACAGCGGCACCAGCCCCGCCAGGATCGCGACGACGACACCCACCATGATGGTGATCCGGTACGGCGTGCCGAACTTCGGGTGGACCTTGGCCAGACCGGCCGGCAGCAGGTGGTCCCGGGACATCGCGAACATCACCCGCGACTGGCCCATCATGAGGATCATCACGACGGTGGTGAGACCGGCCAGCGCGCCGATGCTGATGAGCGTCGCCGCCCAGGTCTGGCCGACCGCCTTGAACGCGTCCGCCAGCGGCGCGGCCTCGCTGAGCTGCGAGTAGGGCTGCATGCCGACGACGACCAGGGAGACCGCGACGTACAGCAGGGTGCAGATGGCCAGCGAGGCGATGATGCCGATCGGCAGGTCACGGCGCGGGTTACGGGTCTCCTCGGCCGCGGTGGCGACCACGTCGAAGCCGATGTAGGCGAAGAACACGATCGCGGCGGCGCTGAAGATGCCCAGCACGCCGAAGGCGACGGGGCTGATCCCGAACAGCACCTGGATCAGCGGCGCCGCGAGGCCCTCCACCGCGGGGGTGGCCTTGGACGGCGGGATGAACGGGCTGTAGTTGGCCGCCTTGATGAAGAACAGCCCGGCCACGATGACGAGCAGGACCACCGTGAGCTTGATGGCGACGATGACCAGGTTGAACCGGGAGGAGAGCTTGACCCCGGAGACCAGGATGGCGGTGAGCAACAGCACGACCAGTGCCGCGGGCAGGTTGAAGGTCGCTCCCTCGCCGGCGATCGCGGCGGGCAGGGTGAGCCCCATGGAGGACAGCAGCGAGGTGAGGTAGCCCGACCAGCCGACCGCGACCACCGCCGCGGCGAGCATCAACTCCAGCGTCAGGTCCCAGCCGATGATCCACGCGGGGAACTCACCGAGCGTGGCGAAGGCGAAGGTGTAGGCCGATCCGGCCACCGGCACGGTGGAGGCGAACTCGGCGTAGCAGAGCGCGGCCAGCGCGCAGACGATCCCGGCGGCCACGAACGACAGCGCGACCGCGGGCCCGGCCAGATCTCTGGCGACCCGGCCGGTGAGCACGAAGATACCGGTGCCGATGATGACGCCGATGCCGAAGACGGTCAGGTCGAGCGCGGAGAGATCCTTGCGCAACCGGTGCTCGGGAGCTTCGGTGTCCCGGATCGACTGTTCTATCGACTTAATACGGAAAACCGTCATGAATCCCCCTTACAGCCTAGAGTTGCTGTTCTCCATGAATCAGGTCATGCCCACCTGATCAACGGCTGAACGGGAAGGTAAGGGTTCTTTAGGGGAAAGTCCCTGATGTCCTCAGCACTCTCGCAGGCCACCATCGACCCATGCTCTTGGACATGTTGGGCCGGTTGGACCCCTATCTGGTCAGCGCGGTGTTGCTGGCCGTGCTGGCGCTGGACGGTTCCCTGCTGATCGGGACCGTGCTGCCCGGGGACGCGGCGATCCTCGTGGCGGGAACCACGCTGACGGGCGTCGCCGAGATCGCGGTGGCCGCGGCCGCCGGGGTGATCGGTTGCTACCTGGGCGCCACCGGCGGCTGGCTGATCGGCCGCCGGTACGGCTCACGCGTCCGCCACAGCAGGGCCGGGCGGCGGATCGGCGAACACCGCTGGGACCGGGCCGAACGGCTGGCGACCGGGGTGAGCGGCGGTCCCGCTCTCGCCACCGCCTCCTTCCTGCCCGTCGTCAACTCGCTGACCCCGATCCTCGCCGGGACCTTCGGCATGCCCTACATCCGTTTCATCCGCTGGACGCTGGCGGGCAGCGTCACCTGGGTGACCGCCTATCTGGTGCTCGGCTCGGTGGCCGGCGGGTTCGCCCGGCAGAACCAGCACCTGGTGGTGCCGGTCGCCGGGTGCCTCGCCGTCCTGGCCGCGGCCCTCGTCGTGATCGTCAGGAGGGCCCGCGCGGGCCGGGCGGCCGGGGTCAGCGAGCCGGGTCGTTCTCCAGCACCGGAGACCGTCTCGCCACCGCTTCGGTGATCTCGCGGGCGATGTCCTGCGCGTTCAGGCCGATCTCGCTGAGGATCTTCGCCCGCTTGGCGTGGTCCAGGAAGCGCTGCGGAATGCCGTAGGTCCGGATCGGGACATCCACGTCGGCGTCGCGGAGCATCCTGGCGACCGCGTCGCCGACGCCGCCCACCCGGCCGTTGTCCTCCACCACCACCACCAGCTTGTGCGCGCCCGCGGCTGTCACCAGCGCCTCGTCCAGCGGTTTGACCCAGCGCGGGTCCACCACGGTCGTCGAGATCCCCTGGGCGTCGAGCAGGGCGGCGGCGTCCAGGCACAGCTCGGCCATCGGGCCGACGGACACGAGCAGCACGTCCGGATCTCCGGCACGCAGCACGTCCATCCCCCCGAGTTGCCCGACCGCCTCGATCTCGGTGGCCACCGGCCCCTTGGGATAGCGGACGACGGTGGGACCGTCGTCGACCTCCACAGCCTCGGCCAGCAGCTCGCGCAGGCGCGGCTCGTCACGCGGGACCGCGACCGACAGACCCGGGACGACCTGGAGGATCGACAGGTCCCACATGCCGTTGTGGCTGGCGCCGTCGTCACCGGTGACGCCCGCCCGGTCGAGCACGACCGTGACCGGCAGCCGGTGCAGGGCGACGTCCATGAGGAGCTGGTCGAAGGCCCGGTTGAGGAAGGTGGCGTAGATCGCCACCACCGGGTGCAGTCCGCCGAGCGCCAGTCCGGCGGCGCTGGTGAGGGCGTGCTGTTCGGCGATGCCGACGTCGTAGAGGCGGTCGGGGTAGGCCTCGGAGAACGGGATCAGCCCGGTCGGGCCGAGCATCGCGGCGGTGATGGCCACGATGTCCTTCCGCTCGGCGCCCAGCCGTACGATCTCCTGGCTGAAGACATTGGTCCAGCCGTGCGGCTTGGGCTTCTCCTCGCCGGTCAGCGGGTCGAAGACACCCGGCGAGTGGAAGCAGTCCTCGTCGTGGTTCTCGGCGAAGGAGTAACCGAACCCCTTCTTGGTGAGCACGTGGACGATGACCGGGCGGCGGAAGCCGCGGGCCTTGCGCAGCGCGGTCTCCACGGCCTGCTCGTCGTGGCCGTCGACCAGGCCGATGTATTTCAGGCCGAGGTCTTCGAACATGACCTGCGGGGCGAGGACGTCCTTGATGCCCTTCTTCGCACCGTGCAGCGCGTCGTAGAGCGGGGGTCCCACCAGCGGGACCTTCGTCAGGTTGTCCTTGACGAACTCCAGGACGTCCTCGTAGCGCTGGGTGGCGCGCAGCGAGGCCAGGTGTGAGGCGAGGCCGCCGATGGTCGGCGAGTAGGAGCGGCCGTTGTCGTTGACCACGATGATCAGCGGCAGGTCCCGGTGCGCGGCGATGTTGTTGAGCGCCTCCCAGGCCATGCCGCCGGTGAGCGCGCCGTCGCCGATCACCGCGACGACCGTGCGGTCGGACTCGCGGCGCAGCTTGTAGGCCTTGGCCAGGCCGTCGGCGTACGACAGCGCGGTGGAGGCGTGGGAGTTCTCGATGATGTCGTGCTCGGACTCGGTCTGGCTCGGGTAACCCGACAGACCGCCTTCCTGGCGGAGCGTCTCGAACTGCGCGGCGCGGCCGGTGAGCATCTTGTGGACGTAGGCCTGGTGGCCGGTGTCCCAGAGGACGCGGTCGCGCGGGGAGTCGAAGACCCGGTGCAGGGCAATGGTCAGCTCGACCACCCCGAGGTTGGGCCCCAGGTGGCCTCCGATGCGGGCAGTTGAACTGACCAGCAGGTCCCGGATCTCAGCGGCCAGCCGGGGCAGCTCGTCGGCTCCCAGCTGTTTGAGATCCCGTGGTCCCTTGACCGTCTCCAGAAGACTGCCAGGCCGTCCGGTCCGCTCGCTCACGGAATCATCCCCTCTGTTCCAGTCAGCATCAGACCGAGTCTAGTTCGCGTGGCGGGCGGCGCCTCCAGCGACGGAGATTCTGCACGTTTTATTCGCACTTGCAATACTCTTTGCCTCACCATGAGCACTCTCCCCTTTAGGCAACTATCGTCACTCATCGTCGCTTCGTTGGCTTTCCCGCTGGTCATGGGGGTGGGAGTCGCGAACGCCGCCGCTCCGTCGACCGCCAAGACCTCCGTGGCCTCCGTCGCCCCCGTCGCCTCCGTGGCCTCCGTCGCCAAGGAGCAGGCCGTGCCGCGCGGCCGTGCCGCCGCGACGGCCAACCCCATCTACCGGACCGGCATGCTGCCC from Streptosporangium sp. NBC_01756 includes the following:
- a CDS encoding amino acid permease, which codes for MTVFRIKSIEQSIRDTEAPEHRLRKDLSALDLTVFGIGVIIGTGIFVLTGRVARDLAGPAVALSFVAAGIVCALAALCYAEFASTVPVAGSAYTFAFATLGEFPAWIIGWDLTLELMLAAAVVAVGWSGYLTSLLSSMGLTLPAAIAGEGATFNLPAALVVLLLTAILVSGVKLSSRFNLVIVAIKLTVVLLVIVAGLFFIKAANYSPFIPPSKATPAVEGLAAPLIQVLFGISPVAFGVLGIFSAAAIVFFAYIGFDVVATAAEETRNPRRDLPIGIIASLAICTLLYVAVSLVVVGMQPYSQLSEAAPLADAFKAVGQTWAATLISIGALAGLTTVVMILMMGQSRVMFAMSRDHLLPAGLAKVHPKFGTPYRITIMVGVVVAILAGLVPLSTIAELVNIGTLFAFVIVSIAVVILRRTRPDLPRSFRTPLVPLVPILSVLACLYLMVNLPVETWLRFVIWMIIGIVVYATYSYRHSRLARRPLDTP
- a CDS encoding DedA family protein; protein product: MLLDMLGRLDPYLVSAVLLAVLALDGSLLIGTVLPGDAAILVAGTTLTGVAEIAVAAAAGVIGCYLGATGGWLIGRRYGSRVRHSRAGRRIGEHRWDRAERLATGVSGGPALATASFLPVVNSLTPILAGTFGMPYIRFIRWTLAGSVTWVTAYLVLGSVAGGFARQNQHLVVPVAGCLAVLAAALVVIVRRARAGRAAGVSEPGRSPAPETVSPPLR
- the dxs gene encoding 1-deoxy-D-xylulose-5-phosphate synthase, which translates into the protein MSERTGRPGSLLETVKGPRDLKQLGADELPRLAAEIRDLLVSSTARIGGHLGPNLGVVELTIALHRVFDSPRDRVLWDTGHQAYVHKMLTGRAAQFETLRQEGGLSGYPSQTESEHDIIENSHASTALSYADGLAKAYKLRRESDRTVVAVIGDGALTGGMAWEALNNIAAHRDLPLIIVVNDNGRSYSPTIGGLASHLASLRATQRYEDVLEFVKDNLTKVPLVGPPLYDALHGAKKGIKDVLAPQVMFEDLGLKYIGLVDGHDEQAVETALRKARGFRRPVIVHVLTKKGFGYSFAENHDEDCFHSPGVFDPLTGEEKPKPHGWTNVFSQEIVRLGAERKDIVAITAAMLGPTGLIPFSEAYPDRLYDVGIAEQHALTSAAGLALGGLHPVVAIYATFLNRAFDQLLMDVALHRLPVTVVLDRAGVTGDDGASHNGMWDLSILQVVPGLSVAVPRDEPRLRELLAEAVEVDDGPTVVRYPKGPVATEIEAVGQLGGMDVLRAGDPDVLLVSVGPMAELCLDAAALLDAQGISTTVVDPRWVKPLDEALVTAAGAHKLVVVVEDNGRVGGVGDAVARMLRDADVDVPIRTYGIPQRFLDHAKRAKILSEIGLNAQDIAREITEAVARRSPVLENDPAR